A single window of Lathamus discolor isolate bLatDis1 chromosome 20, bLatDis1.hap1, whole genome shotgun sequence DNA harbors:
- the STRADA gene encoding STE20-related kinase adapter protein alpha isoform X3 has translation MSFLVSKPERIRRWVSEKFIVEGLREFELFGEQPPGDSRRKTNEASSESIAPSPKRDTMSNFQPDSSCYELLTIIGRGFEDLMVVNLAKYKPTGEYVTVRRVNLEACTNEMVTFLQGELHVSKLFNHPNIVPYKATFIADNELWVVTSFMAYGSAKDLICTHFMDGMSELAIAYILQGVLKALDYIHHMGYVHRSVKASHILISVDGKVYLSGLRSNLSMINHGQRLKVVHDFPKYSIKVLPWLSPEVLQQNLQGYDAKSDIYSIGITACELANGHVPFKDMPSTQMLLEKLNGTVPCLLDTTTIPADELTMKTSRSSANYGMGENMAVSNVRAANGEPTLHPYLRTFSTCFHNFVEQCLQRNPDFRPSAGTLLNHPFFKQIKRRASEALPELLRPVTPITNLEGTRPQDPSGIFGLVSNLEQLDVDDWEF, from the exons ATGTCTTTTCTTGTAAGTAAACCCGAGCGGATTAGG cgGTGGGTGTCTGAAAAGTTCATTGTTGAGGGCTTAAGAGAGTTTGAACTGTTTGGAG AGCAGCCTCCGGGTGACTCTCGGAGAAAA ACAAATGAGGCGAGCTCCGAGTCGATAGCTCCTTCCCCTAAAAGGGACACCATGAGCAACTTCCAGCCAGACAGCAGCTGTTACGAGTTGCTCACTATCATAG GCAGAGGCTTTGAAGACTTGATGGTTGTGAACCTGGCCAAGTATAAACCCACAGGAGAGTATGTCACAGTCAGAAGAGTGAATTTGGAGGCCTGCACAAATGAAATGGTCACATTCTTGCAG GGGGAACTTCATGTTTCCAAGCTCTTCAACCACCCCAACATCGTGCCATACAAAGCAACTTTCATAGCTGACAATGAGCTGTGGGTGGTGACGTCTTTCATGGCCTATG gTTCTGCAAAAGATTTGATCTGTACCCATTTTATGGATGGGATGAGTGAACTGGCTATTGCATATATCCTCCAAGGCGTATTGAAAGCACTTGACTACATCCACCATATGGGCTATGTACATAG GAGTGTCaaagccagccatatcctgATCTCTGTGGATGGGAAGGTTTACCTCTCCGGCCTGCGCAGTAATCTCAGTATGATCAACCATGGGCAGCGACTCAAAGTTGTTCATGACTTCCCCAAATACAGCATCAAAGTCCTGCCTTGGCTCAGCCCTGAAGTTTTGCAGCAG AATCTCCAGGGGTACGATGCGAAATCTGATATCTACAGCATAGGGATAACAGCCTGTGAGCTGGCAAACGGCCATGTACCATTTAAAGACATGCCTTCTACTCAG ATGCTCTTGGAGAAGCTGAATGGAACTGTTCCCTGCTTGCTCGACACCACCACAATTCCTGCTGATGAGCTGACCATGAAGACCTCCCGTTCGAGTGCAAATTATGGGATGGGTGAGAACATGGCTGTCAGCAACGTGAGGGCAGCCAATGGGGAGCCAACCCTGCACCCTTATCTTCGGACCTTCTCCACCTGCTTCCATAACTTTGTGGAGCAGTGCCTCCAGCGGAATCCTGACTTCAG GCCGAGCGCTGGCACTCTGCTGAACCACCCCTTTTTTAAGCAG ATCAAGCGCCGCGCTTCCGAAGCACTCCCTGAACTCCTGCGCCCCGTCACCCCAATCACCAACTTGGAAGGAACGAGGCCGCAGGATCCCAGTGGCATTTTTGGGCTGGTATCCAACTTGGAGCAGCTGGATGTGGATGACTGGGAGTTCTAG
- the STRADA gene encoding STE20-related kinase adapter protein alpha isoform X1, with translation MSNFQPDSSCYELLTIIGRGFEDLMVVNLAKYKPTGEYVTVRRVNLEACTNEMVTFLQGELHVSKLFNHPNIVPYKATFIADNELWVVTSFMAYGSAKDLICTHFMDGMSELAIAYILQGVLKALDYIHHMGYVHRSVKASHILISVDGKVYLSGLRSNLSMINHGQRLKVVHDFPKYSIKVLPWLSPEVLQQNLQGYDAKSDIYSIGITACELANGHVPFKDMPSTQVRFKSCSFLILLPGTWNCFAALGCEDTRVLSEWEILLHVMLLLSHLFQMLLEKLNGTVPCLLDTTTIPADELTMKTSRSSANYGMGENMAVSNVRAANGEPTLHPYLRTFSTCFHNFVEQCLQRNPDFRPSAGTLLNHPFFKQIKRRASEALPELLRPVTPITNLEGTRPQDPSGIFGLVSNLEQLDVDDWEF, from the exons ATGAGCAACTTCCAGCCAGACAGCAGCTGTTACGAGTTGCTCACTATCATAG GCAGAGGCTTTGAAGACTTGATGGTTGTGAACCTGGCCAAGTATAAACCCACAGGAGAGTATGTCACAGTCAGAAGAGTGAATTTGGAGGCCTGCACAAATGAAATGGTCACATTCTTGCAG GGGGAACTTCATGTTTCCAAGCTCTTCAACCACCCCAACATCGTGCCATACAAAGCAACTTTCATAGCTGACAATGAGCTGTGGGTGGTGACGTCTTTCATGGCCTATG gTTCTGCAAAAGATTTGATCTGTACCCATTTTATGGATGGGATGAGTGAACTGGCTATTGCATATATCCTCCAAGGCGTATTGAAAGCACTTGACTACATCCACCATATGGGCTATGTACATAG GAGTGTCaaagccagccatatcctgATCTCTGTGGATGGGAAGGTTTACCTCTCCGGCCTGCGCAGTAATCTCAGTATGATCAACCATGGGCAGCGACTCAAAGTTGTTCATGACTTCCCCAAATACAGCATCAAAGTCCTGCCTTGGCTCAGCCCTGAAGTTTTGCAGCAG AATCTCCAGGGGTACGATGCGAAATCTGATATCTACAGCATAGGGATAACAGCCTGTGAGCTGGCAAACGGCCATGTACCATTTAAAGACATGCCTTCTACTCAGGTAAGGTTTAAAAGCTGTTCCTTTCTCATCCTTCTTCCTGGCACATGGAACTGCTTTGCTGCACTGGGATGTGAAGACACAAGGGTGTTGTCTGAATGGGAAATCCTACTGCATGTGATGCTGCTTCTGTCCCATCTATTCCAGATGCTCTTGGAGAAGCTGAATGGAACTGTTCCCTGCTTGCTCGACACCACCACAATTCCTGCTGATGAGCTGACCATGAAGACCTCCCGTTCGAGTGCAAATTATGGGATGGGTGAGAACATGGCTGTCAGCAACGTGAGGGCAGCCAATGGGGAGCCAACCCTGCACCCTTATCTTCGGACCTTCTCCACCTGCTTCCATAACTTTGTGGAGCAGTGCCTCCAGCGGAATCCTGACTTCAG GCCGAGCGCTGGCACTCTGCTGAACCACCCCTTTTTTAAGCAG ATCAAGCGCCGCGCTTCCGAAGCACTCCCTGAACTCCTGCGCCCCGTCACCCCAATCACCAACTTGGAAGGAACGAGGCCGCAGGATCCCAGTGGCATTTTTGGGCTGGTATCCAACTTGGAGCAGCTGGATGTGGATGACTGGGAGTTCTAG
- the STRADA gene encoding STE20-related kinase adapter protein alpha isoform X2 — MSNFQPDSSCYELLTIIGRGFEDLMVVNLAKYKPTGEYVTVRRVNLEACTNEMVTFLQGELHVSKLFNHPNIVPYKATFIADNELWVVTSFMAYGSAKDLICTHFMDGMSELAIAYILQGVLKALDYIHHMGYVHRSVKASHILISVDGKVYLSGLRSNLSMINHGQRLKVVHDFPKYSIKVLPWLSPEVLQQNLQGYDAKSDIYSIGITACELANGHVPFKDMPSTQMLLEKLNGTVPCLLDTTTIPADELTMKTSRSSANYGMGENMAVSNVRAANGEPTLHPYLRTFSTCFHNFVEQCLQRNPDFRPSAGTLLNHPFFKQIKRRASEALPELLRPVTPITNLEGTRPQDPSGIFGLVSNLEQLDVDDWEF, encoded by the exons ATGAGCAACTTCCAGCCAGACAGCAGCTGTTACGAGTTGCTCACTATCATAG GCAGAGGCTTTGAAGACTTGATGGTTGTGAACCTGGCCAAGTATAAACCCACAGGAGAGTATGTCACAGTCAGAAGAGTGAATTTGGAGGCCTGCACAAATGAAATGGTCACATTCTTGCAG GGGGAACTTCATGTTTCCAAGCTCTTCAACCACCCCAACATCGTGCCATACAAAGCAACTTTCATAGCTGACAATGAGCTGTGGGTGGTGACGTCTTTCATGGCCTATG gTTCTGCAAAAGATTTGATCTGTACCCATTTTATGGATGGGATGAGTGAACTGGCTATTGCATATATCCTCCAAGGCGTATTGAAAGCACTTGACTACATCCACCATATGGGCTATGTACATAG GAGTGTCaaagccagccatatcctgATCTCTGTGGATGGGAAGGTTTACCTCTCCGGCCTGCGCAGTAATCTCAGTATGATCAACCATGGGCAGCGACTCAAAGTTGTTCATGACTTCCCCAAATACAGCATCAAAGTCCTGCCTTGGCTCAGCCCTGAAGTTTTGCAGCAG AATCTCCAGGGGTACGATGCGAAATCTGATATCTACAGCATAGGGATAACAGCCTGTGAGCTGGCAAACGGCCATGTACCATTTAAAGACATGCCTTCTACTCAG ATGCTCTTGGAGAAGCTGAATGGAACTGTTCCCTGCTTGCTCGACACCACCACAATTCCTGCTGATGAGCTGACCATGAAGACCTCCCGTTCGAGTGCAAATTATGGGATGGGTGAGAACATGGCTGTCAGCAACGTGAGGGCAGCCAATGGGGAGCCAACCCTGCACCCTTATCTTCGGACCTTCTCCACCTGCTTCCATAACTTTGTGGAGCAGTGCCTCCAGCGGAATCCTGACTTCAG GCCGAGCGCTGGCACTCTGCTGAACCACCCCTTTTTTAAGCAG ATCAAGCGCCGCGCTTCCGAAGCACTCCCTGAACTCCTGCGCCCCGTCACCCCAATCACCAACTTGGAAGGAACGAGGCCGCAGGATCCCAGTGGCATTTTTGGGCTGGTATCCAACTTGGAGCAGCTGGATGTGGATGACTGGGAGTTCTAG
- the LOC136024187 gene encoding E3 ubiquitin-protein ligase RNF113A-like: protein MAEEGGVCSFVFKKRGLAAGRGRRKRPSSDQERESSGEEGSPVVRRERRRELPNPMIQKTRRCAKERPGYALSSSEEEDPAKEIGVTYKSTRSAKPVGPEDMGATAVYELDTEKEKDAQAIFERSQKIQEELRGKEDDKIYRGINNYQKYVKPKDTSMGNASSGMVRKGPIRAPEHLRATVRWDYQPDICKDYKETGFCGFGDSCKFLHDRSDYKHGWQIERELDEGRYGVNDEENYEVSSDEEDMPFKCFICRSSFKNPVVTKCRHYFCEGCALQHYRKSQRCYVCDKQTNGVFNPAKELMAKLEKHKAEEEEEDEEQQHSERGEDPQ, encoded by the exons ATGGCGGAGGAAGGGGGCGTTTGCAGTTTCGTGTTCAAGAAGCGGGGCCTGGCGGCGGGCAGGGGCCGGCGCAAGCGGCCCAGCAGCGATCAGGAGCGGG AGAGCAGCGGCGAGGAGGGCAGCCCGGTGGTGCGGAgggagcggcggcgggagcTCCCCAACCCCATGATCCAGAAG ACCAGGAGGTGCGCGAAGGAGAGGCCGGGGTACGCGCTGAGCAGCAGCGAGGAGGAGGATCCCGCCAAGGAGATCGGAGTCACGTACAAATCCACCAGATCTGCG AAACCTGTTGGCCCAGAAGACATGGGAGCCACAGCAGTGTATGAGCTGGACACggagaaggagaaggatgcTCAGGCCATCTTCGAGCGCAGCCAGAAGATCCAGGAG GAgctgagaggaaaggaagatgaTAAAATTTACCGTGGTATTAACAACTACCAGAAGTATGTGAAGCCCAAGGACACATCCATGGGAAATGCCTCTTCAGGAATGGTCAG AAAAGGACCCATCCGAGCTCCAGAGCACTTGAGGGCCACTGTGCGATGGGACTACCAGCCCGATATCTGCAAGGACTACAAAGAGACTGGCTTCTGTGGCTTTGGAg ACAGCTGCAAGTTCCTCCACGACCGCTCAGACTACAAGCACGGATGGCAGATCGAGCGGGAGCTGGATGAGGGTCGCTATGGAGTCAATG ATGAGGAGAACTATGAGGTGAGCAGCGATGAGGAGGATATGCCTTTCAAATGCTTCATCTGCAGAAGTTCCTTCAAGAACCCCGTGGTCACCAA GTGCAGGCACTACTTCTGTGAGGGCTGTGCCCTCCAACACTACCGCAAATCCCAGCGCTGCTACGTGTGTGACAAACAAACCAATGGCGTCTTCAACCCGGCAAAAG agctcatggcaaaactggaaaaacacaaagcagaggaagaagaggaggacgaagagcagcagcattcaGAGCGTGGTGAGGATCCTCAGTAG